The following coding sequences are from one Natrinema sp. CBA1119 window:
- a CDS encoding PadR family transcriptional regulator, with protein sequence MYDLTAFQRDLLYAIADQDEPHGLAIKDELEEYYEKEIHHGRLYPNLDEIVDKGLVEKGELDRRTNYYTITARGHRELEARRKWEDQYMSGFLSESK encoded by the coding sequence ATGTACGATCTCACTGCGTTTCAGCGTGACCTGTTGTACGCGATCGCCGATCAGGACGAGCCACATGGTCTCGCGATTAAAGACGAACTCGAGGAGTACTACGAGAAGGAGATACACCACGGGCGGCTCTATCCGAACCTCGACGAGATCGTCGACAAAGGCCTCGTTGAGAAGGGTGAACTCGACCGCCGAACGAACTACTATACGATCACGGCTCGCGGCCACCGTGAACTCGAAGCCCGTCGCAAGTGGGAAGACCAGTACATGAGCGGCTTCCTCTCCGAATCCAAGTGA
- the mbhE gene encoding hydrogen gas-evolving membrane-bound hydrogenase subunit E, whose translation MSPDLAIVIAAVALPFAAAAITPLFFRVLGEGTGFAGTFVALASFGLLATQYGQEGTVALEWVPSLDIALRFHVDGWALLFALLACGIGALVFTYSPAYMHGQAGLSRYYAALLAFMGSIVGVALATDLIAIFLFWELTSLCSFVLIGYYTADDSSQYAARMAMLITVGGGLFLLVGLLLLSVVAADLLGPESAFNLAAMLENPEAMQTALREQGLFLPVLGLLAIGAATKSAQVPLHFWLPNAMAAPTPVSAFLHSATMVKVGVYFVGRVRPMLIGPEWFFLFTTLGLTTMTVCAVLAVAATDIKELLAYSTASHLGLMVAAFGFTSVYGAEAGVFHLFNHALFKAALFLVAGIVAHEAGTRKIDMLGGLGRDLPVTAVITTVAALSMAGIPPFNGFFSKELLFEATVEVSHDVGMLGWLYPAVAIFASIFTVLYSLRFLSLFFGDRPDGLGRITSPPVTLLVPPAVLALLAVVVSVDPQLAVDTIVQSGLEATASDPQEMYVGIPTSYSPAVGMSMVTIGGGLVVFPFYGRLHDAIRGVVQQTPPVRANWWYNVVVDGLTDEGRWFAETVHNGLLRTYATWTLTATCTLALVGFVAADAVAPTEFGLDVTVPIALVLLVAVLGGVAVVRSETHIAGVLTLSILGFMVAIFYILASAPDLALTQLVVETLVLVIFLLVIEEIPKSYAIGLVRGVRDAVLSLVVGVTAFVTVIVTTSARPDGSTAIARYFTKKAVPEAGGYNVVNVALVDFRGFDTLGELVVIALAAISILTLIAMRTYSDGELTETRGDDGPTGSHTDGGRSGGNDE comes from the coding sequence ATGTCTCCTGACCTGGCGATAGTCATCGCCGCAGTCGCGTTGCCGTTCGCCGCCGCAGCCATTACGCCGTTGTTCTTTCGCGTCCTCGGCGAAGGAACCGGGTTCGCGGGAACCTTCGTCGCGCTCGCCTCGTTCGGTCTGCTCGCGACCCAGTATGGACAGGAGGGGACCGTCGCACTTGAGTGGGTTCCCTCGCTCGATATCGCACTCCGCTTTCACGTTGACGGCTGGGCGCTCTTATTTGCCTTGCTTGCGTGCGGTATCGGCGCGCTTGTCTTTACCTACTCGCCCGCGTATATGCACGGTCAAGCCGGACTCAGCAGATACTACGCAGCACTGCTCGCCTTCATGGGCTCAATCGTCGGCGTCGCGTTGGCCACCGACCTGATCGCGATCTTCCTGTTCTGGGAGCTCACCAGTCTCTGTTCGTTCGTCCTGATCGGCTACTACACTGCCGACGACTCTTCGCAGTACGCCGCCCGGATGGCCATGCTCATCACTGTCGGTGGCGGTCTCTTCCTGCTCGTCGGCCTCCTCCTTCTCTCGGTCGTCGCAGCCGATCTCCTTGGTCCCGAGTCCGCGTTCAATCTCGCCGCGATGCTCGAGAACCCCGAGGCGATGCAGACCGCCCTGCGCGAGCAGGGCCTGTTCCTGCCGGTGCTCGGACTGCTCGCCATCGGCGCAGCGACCAAGTCCGCGCAGGTGCCGCTGCACTTCTGGTTGCCCAATGCGATGGCAGCACCGACCCCGGTCTCGGCCTTCCTCCACTCCGCGACAATGGTTAAGGTCGGCGTCTACTTCGTCGGGCGTGTCCGCCCTATGCTCATCGGTCCTGAGTGGTTCTTTTTGTTCACGACGCTCGGACTGACGACAATGACCGTCTGTGCGGTGCTAGCGGTCGCGGCGACGGACATCAAGGAACTGCTCGCGTACTCGACGGCGAGCCACCTCGGCCTGATGGTCGCTGCCTTCGGCTTCACCTCCGTCTACGGCGCGGAGGCCGGCGTCTTCCACCTGTTCAATCACGCGCTGTTCAAGGCCGCGCTATTCCTCGTCGCCGGTATCGTCGCCCATGAGGCAGGTACTCGTAAGATCGACATGCTCGGCGGTCTCGGACGTGATCTGCCGGTCACAGCGGTGATCACCACGGTCGCCGCGCTCAGCATGGCCGGCATCCCGCCGTTCAACGGCTTCTTCTCGAAGGAGCTGCTTTTCGAGGCCACCGTCGAGGTGAGCCACGACGTCGGGATGCTGGGCTGGCTCTATCCCGCCGTTGCTATCTTTGCGAGTATCTTCACGGTGCTGTACTCGCTTCGGTTCCTCTCGCTTTTCTTCGGTGACCGGCCGGACGGACTCGGCCGCATCACTAGCCCTCCCGTCACCCTGCTCGTCCCACCGGCCGTGCTGGCGCTGCTCGCCGTGGTTGTTAGCGTTGATCCGCAGCTTGCTGTCGACACCATCGTCCAGTCCGGCCTCGAGGCGACGGCGAGCGACCCTCAGGAGATGTACGTCGGCATTCCGACGTCGTACTCGCCGGCGGTGGGAATGAGCATGGTCACGATCGGCGGTGGACTCGTCGTGTTTCCGTTCTACGGCCGTCTTCACGATGCCATTCGCGGGGTCGTGCAGCAGACGCCGCCAGTTCGTGCCAACTGGTGGTACAACGTCGTCGTCGACGGCCTCACTGATGAAGGCCGGTGGTTCGCCGAGACAGTCCACAACGGCCTCCTACGAACGTACGCAACGTGGACGCTGACAGCGACCTGTACACTCGCGCTCGTCGGCTTCGTCGCGGCGGATGCCGTCGCGCCGACCGAGTTCGGGCTCGACGTCACAGTTCCGATCGCGCTCGTATTGCTCGTTGCGGTACTCGGCGGAGTCGCCGTTGTCCGCTCAGAGACCCACATCGCGGGCGTGCTCACGCTCTCAATTCTTGGGTTCATGGTCGCGATCTTCTACATTCTCGCGAGCGCGCCCGATCTCGCCTTGACCCAGCTGGTCGTCGAGACGCTCGTGCTGGTAATCTTCCTGCTTGTGATCGAGGAGATCCCCAAGTCATACGCGATCGGGCTTGTCCGGGGCGTTCGCGATGCCGTCCTTTCATTGGTGGTCGGCGTGACCGCGTTCGTCACCGTCATCGTCACGACCAGCGCGCGCCCCGACGGCAGTACGGCCATCGCCCGCTACTTCACCAAGAAGGCGGTTCCAGAAGCTGGCGGATACAACGTGGTCAACGTGGCCCTCGTCGACTTCCGTGGCTTCGACACGCTGGGTGAACTCGTCGTAATCGCGTTGGCCGCGATATCGATCCTGACGCTCATCGCGATGCGGACTTACAGCGACGGCGAACTGACGGAAACACGGGGCGACGACGGACCAACCGGCTCCCACACCGACGGAGGACGTTCCGGAGGTAACGATGAGTGA
- a CDS encoding ThiF family adenylyltransferase, with product MTLTACNITSRFNRNIDVIVSDVALETAVQHADYPTTLAARAWAEMAAADPFGTVRVRDAPADDDAYEAVLAIGNAPTPTEPTIRIAACGWSARIQRNAAIEEFTDSSSNPIGPAAAACFGVGELFKALIGRPAHQQPDAFSFDAFSLTPNPDGSLHTVEPRLPSAVDLGMVELAGVGSIGSALLYVLAMLPVQAELALIDHDVVEFENLNRSPIFTAADADVGDRTKVAVGEQYLAAHDGISVQTFPERYGATQAQDSPYPDIVLPEVDDDRAREDIQYSRPPLMIETTTNGTAVNVRRQIPIQEACLLCHFPPDETSYSPACAMADVDAPGVTDEDENGADSGDAALPFVSCLAGVLLAGELVKTQYDDYPSVESFIEVEMFTNFDVPMPRYEKGREDNCPFCSYRDDGRYRDLIKGTRFFSLTQ from the coding sequence ATGACGCTCACTGCCTGCAACATCACGAGCCGGTTCAACCGCAACATCGACGTTATTGTTTCCGATGTTGCCCTCGAGACGGCAGTACAGCACGCTGACTATCCGACAACACTTGCAGCCAGGGCATGGGCCGAGATGGCTGCTGCAGATCCGTTCGGTACGGTTCGCGTTCGCGATGCACCGGCAGATGATGATGCGTACGAGGCTGTGCTGGCAATCGGGAACGCTCCAACACCGACCGAGCCGACGATTCGGATCGCGGCGTGTGGCTGGAGCGCGCGTATCCAGCGGAACGCGGCTATCGAGGAATTCACCGACTCTTCGTCGAACCCGATCGGTCCGGCGGCTGCTGCGTGTTTCGGCGTGGGCGAGTTGTTTAAAGCGCTCATCGGGCGGCCGGCACACCAACAGCCGGATGCCTTCTCGTTCGATGCGTTCAGCCTGACACCGAACCCGGACGGGTCACTTCATACGGTGGAGCCCCGGCTTCCATCAGCCGTGGACCTCGGGATGGTCGAACTGGCGGGCGTGGGATCCATCGGGTCGGCCCTGCTCTATGTACTCGCCATGCTTCCTGTGCAGGCGGAGCTTGCGCTCATCGATCACGACGTCGTCGAATTTGAGAACCTGAATCGGTCACCGATCTTTACTGCTGCAGACGCAGATGTAGGTGATCGGACGAAGGTTGCGGTTGGTGAACAGTACCTCGCGGCGCACGATGGGATCTCGGTGCAAACCTTCCCAGAACGATATGGGGCAACACAAGCGCAGGACAGTCCCTATCCCGATATCGTCCTTCCGGAGGTCGACGATGACCGTGCTCGTGAGGACATCCAGTACAGTCGTCCACCGTTGATGATTGAAACGACGACGAATGGGACGGCAGTAAACGTCCGGCGGCAGATTCCGATCCAGGAAGCGTGCTTGCTGTGTCACTTCCCGCCGGATGAAACATCGTATTCGCCGGCCTGTGCAATGGCTGATGTGGACGCTCCGGGAGTTACTGATGAAGATGAGAATGGAGCCGATAGTGGGGATGCAGCGTTACCGTTTGTATCCTGTCTTGCGGGGGTTCTACTCGCGGGTGAACTTGTGAAAACGCAGTACGATGACTATCCCTCTGTAGAGAGCTTTATAGAGGTGGAGATGTTCACGAACTTCGACGTACCGATGCCACGGTACGAGAAGGGACGCGAGGACAATTGCCCTTTCTGTTCGTATCGCGATGACGGGCGGTACAGAGACCTCATCAAGGGGACACGGTTTTTCTCCTTGACTCAATAA
- a CDS encoding Mov34/MPN/PAD-1 family protein, which translates to MYPTVLVPKRVCEATCDGLRSHSPAYEDHEGVVYWAGMELGEPTPEWLLVTSCIVPEASTKPGHFEVSGLANMRVTETVHEHDIGVLATVHSHPGTSTIHSGTDEDEAFFPYNGSYSIVVPEYADEGMLPLASCGIYRYEIDQFRRLNTSEIDEDFTVLSAPTHIDTRP; encoded by the coding sequence ATGTATCCGACCGTTCTCGTTCCGAAAAGAGTCTGCGAAGCAACATGCGACGGACTACGGAGTCACTCACCCGCATATGAAGACCACGAGGGCGTCGTCTACTGGGCCGGGATGGAACTTGGCGAGCCCACTCCCGAGTGGTTGCTCGTAACGAGCTGTATCGTTCCTGAAGCTTCGACTAAACCAGGACATTTCGAAGTTTCTGGGCTCGCAAACATGCGAGTGACAGAGACCGTGCACGAGCACGATATTGGCGTTCTCGCGACCGTCCATAGTCATCCCGGGACTAGCACCATCCATTCCGGGACCGACGAGGACGAGGCCTTCTTCCCGTACAACGGTTCCTATTCCATCGTCGTCCCCGAGTACGCGGACGAGGGCATGCTACCGCTGGCGTCCTGTGGCATTTATCGCTACGAGATAGACCAATTCCGCCGTCTCAATACGTCCGAGATTGACGAGGACTTTACTGTGCTCTCGGCACCCACCCACATTGATACACGTCCATGA
- a CDS encoding universal stress protein: MTGSHDRTRASRVLLESVAEKITRRSPVPVTSVF; this comes from the coding sequence ATAACTGGAAGCCATGATCGAACCAGAGCGAGTCGTGTCCTACTGGAGAGCGTTGCTGAGAAGATCACTCGCCGTTCACCGGTACCAGTGACGAGCGTTTTTTGA
- a CDS encoding DUF6293 family protein yields MIVPNRVHIIPLGYERDRVVEPPLQLNADVVVLLNHDGAADTKPAYHQEVRQKLEGAAPEVVNHTCDIFDLYASLGGIAETITDYRGDEVYVNLATGSKVTAIAGMIACMATGATPYYVRAERYGPETEHPPAEPVSYGVAGIDEMPAYPIKGPAPEHIAILAYLDEQGRASKKEIIEFSEDVNLPFIQTYESDNIKGKYRLLDSHILNALQEREYVEIKEVGRQKYVSLTEEGQNTLRAFNYLADEV; encoded by the coding sequence ATGATTGTTCCAAATCGCGTTCATATTATTCCGCTTGGATACGAACGAGACCGGGTTGTGGAACCGCCACTCCAACTCAACGCGGATGTCGTGGTTCTCCTCAATCACGATGGGGCAGCGGACACTAAGCCAGCGTACCACCAAGAGGTTCGACAGAAACTTGAGGGGGCTGCACCCGAGGTCGTGAACCATACTTGCGATATCTTTGATCTATATGCCAGTCTCGGTGGGATAGCCGAAACCATCACCGACTACCGTGGTGATGAAGTGTACGTAAACCTCGCAACAGGGAGTAAGGTCACCGCAATTGCAGGTATGATTGCCTGCATGGCGACCGGCGCGACCCCCTACTATGTCCGTGCGGAGCGGTACGGTCCGGAGACGGAGCACCCGCCAGCAGAACCGGTTAGTTACGGCGTGGCGGGTATCGATGAAATGCCAGCGTATCCCATCAAAGGGCCGGCGCCAGAGCACATCGCAATTCTCGCCTACCTCGACGAACAGGGGCGTGCCTCGAAAAAAGAGATCATCGAATTCAGTGAGGACGTGAACCTACCGTTTATCCAGACGTACGAGTCCGACAACATCAAGGGTAAATACCGGTTGCTTGATTCGCATATTCTGAACGCACTACAAGAGCGGGAGTACGTGGAAATCAAAGAGGTCGGTCGGCAGAAGTACGTAAGCCTGACTGAGGAAGGGCAGAATACACTTCGCGCATTCAACTACTTAGCCGACGAAGTGTAG
- a CDS encoding disulfide bond formation protein B, with amino-acid sequence MQSPIPDRVDNIQLWLASGTLIATVATAGSLYFSLELELLPCELCWYQRILMYPLVVVLGVATLERRPDIWRTVLPLSVLGGGIAAYHSILQVTTDSCSFSGSCAIVQWQAPVVGLSIPNLSLLGFLFVTITVFGASETARTDTTNA; translated from the coding sequence ATGCAATCTCCAATCCCTGACCGAGTAGACAATATACAGCTCTGGCTTGCAAGTGGAACGCTCATCGCTACTGTTGCAACTGCTGGAAGCCTCTATTTCAGTCTTGAACTCGAGTTACTCCCCTGTGAGCTGTGCTGGTATCAGCGAATCTTAATGTATCCTCTGGTGGTTGTGCTCGGCGTTGCGACGCTTGAACGAAGGCCAGACATCTGGCGGACTGTTCTCCCACTGTCAGTTCTCGGGGGTGGCATTGCGGCGTATCATTCTATTCTGCAGGTAACGACCGACTCGTGTTCGTTCAGTGGGTCCTGTGCAATAGTGCAGTGGCAGGCTCCGGTCGTTGGACTATCGATTCCGAATCTGTCACTGCTTGGTTTTCTGTTTGTGACGATTACTGTATTCGGTGCGAGCGAGACTGCACGTACAGATACGACAAACGCGTGA
- a CDS encoding PKD domain-containing protein — MLTLTGVATSTAFIAGCGGGGNGGNGGEAIEPGMQIEFNGQTSGWVGIAPDSIADEENPTITLQAGETYEIGWTEGDGANHNIAIYDDSDEVINDLATEETSDPGDDQWLEFEASSEMVTYICEVHPTSMVGDIQVEGGGGGNQTENQTGGNETGNQTG, encoded by the coding sequence ATGCTCACGCTGACAGGTGTCGCAACATCAACGGCGTTCATCGCCGGATGCGGTGGCGGCGGTAACGGTGGTAACGGCGGCGAGGCAATCGAGCCTGGCATGCAGATTGAGTTCAACGGGCAGACATCCGGCTGGGTCGGCATCGCGCCCGACTCAATCGCAGACGAAGAAAACCCGACAATCACCCTCCAAGCGGGAGAAACCTACGAGATCGGCTGGACCGAAGGCGACGGTGCCAACCACAATATCGCGATTTACGACGACAGCGACGAGGTCATTAATGACCTTGCGACCGAGGAGACCTCCGATCCCGGCGACGACCAGTGGTTGGAATTCGAGGCCAGCAGCGAGATGGTCACGTACATCTGCGAGGTCCATCCGACTTCGATGGTCGGCGATATTCAGGTCGAAGGTGGCGGCGGTGGGAACCAGACCGAGAACCAAACTGGCGGGAATGAAACCGGAAACCAAACTGGGTAA
- a CDS encoding thioredoxin domain-containing protein, whose product MLFKHWLTAHPDDLRRVDRKQADSAVDSITFSDRLSSQGVGAAVAGLPRRYFLLAGATSIAGGIASASAYLNSQSNGEVDNKVNSVDEYKYATIGAEDAGTTITYYGSYKCPFCAQFSTGMLKELIRDYVEPSDLAIVYRNLSYFNGQAFLGADAPNAGHAGLAVYNNEPESYLDYHDYVFENQPPESQQWATANRLTEFAREAGMSDSSIVQTAVQENRYRGALRETESAAMEAGIRGTPALIIDGEIATPGQDPVRELIENAISNP is encoded by the coding sequence GTGCTGTTCAAACACTGGCTCACAGCCCACCCTGACGACCTGCGGCGAGTGGATCGCAAGCAGGCAGACTCAGCTGTCGACTCAATAACGTTCTCGGACCGGCTCTCCAGCCAGGGTGTTGGAGCTGCCGTGGCAGGCCTCCCTCGACGATATTTTCTCCTCGCGGGTGCTACTTCGATAGCAGGTGGAATTGCTAGTGCTAGCGCATACCTAAACTCCCAGTCCAACGGCGAAGTGGACAACAAGGTGAATTCAGTCGACGAGTACAAGTATGCGACAATCGGGGCCGAGGATGCTGGGACGACTATCACCTACTACGGCAGTTACAAATGCCCGTTCTGCGCGCAGTTTAGCACTGGCATGCTCAAGGAGCTGATTCGAGACTACGTTGAACCAAGCGATCTTGCAATTGTCTACCGCAATCTTTCGTATTTCAATGGTCAAGCATTCTTAGGAGCAGATGCCCCGAATGCCGGTCACGCAGGACTGGCAGTCTACAACAACGAGCCTGAATCGTACCTCGATTATCACGATTACGTATTCGAAAACCAACCGCCAGAAAGTCAGCAGTGGGCAACCGCAAACCGACTGACAGAGTTCGCCCGCGAAGCCGGTATGTCAGATTCAAGTATTGTGCAAACAGCAGTCCAAGAAAATCGATATAGGGGTGCACTCCGGGAAACGGAATCCGCAGCTATGGAGGCAGGTATTAGAGGAACACCAGCACTCATCATCGACGGAGAAATAGCTACTCCGGGCCAAGATCCAGTCCGAGAACTTATTGAAAATGCAATCTCCAATCCCTGA
- a CDS encoding PadR family transcriptional regulator: protein MDDLTGFQRDLLYVIAGANQPSGQDVKEEIEQYYSDEINHGRLYPNLDTVVNKDLVEKGQLDRRTNYYTITEDGEEAIKDRRAWESQYIE from the coding sequence ATGGATGATCTCACAGGGTTCCAACGAGACCTGCTATACGTGATCGCTGGTGCTAACCAACCGTCTGGTCAGGACGTGAAAGAAGAGATTGAGCAGTACTACAGTGACGAGATCAATCACGGCCGGCTGTATCCGAATCTCGATACCGTCGTCAACAAGGACCTCGTCGAAAAAGGGCAGCTCGATAGGCGAACAAACTATTACACAATCACGGAAGACGGCGAAGAAGCTATCAAGGACCGACGAGCGTGGGAATCACAGTATATCGAGTAG
- a CDS encoding PQQ-dependent sugar dehydrogenase encodes MSRNDDNSTISRRNVLRSSAALSVAGLALPGAAQGQALPSEIRFGGRISGWVGIAPDAIADERNPTLTLVQGEEYTVTWENLDGAPHNFNIETEGGEQLFGPTEIVSEVGQTQTFEFTAEEGMAEYYCGPHPVSMRGDITFADEAPADGAAEQPGQYIGVGPTVGLETVAEGPLTAPTSLTVPDDDSDRRFITDQTGQIYVHGPDGLQEEPFLDISDRLVEFMEFDERGLLGLAFHPNFAENGRFYIRYSAPLQDDMPDDYDHTFVLAEYRTASDANETADPESERRLLEFAQPQFNHNSGSLAFGPDDYLYVGTGDGGAANDVGLGHVSDWYEDNEGGNGQDTEENLLGSILRIDVDAQSEDQPYGIPDDNPLVDMEGHLDEQYAWGFRNVWGMSFTPDGELLAADVGQNLIESVNHVRSGGNYSWNVKEGTYCFSTETPRTPPDECPDTTPDDVRGGEELLDPVLEYPHRLGIIQSPPDASDDGGNMTANATDDGGNTTGNMTDTGGVPTGNATENGDTAGKTAASGTRQNGGVVSDQIGVSITGGYLYEGGAISELEGAYVFGDWSLDGENPGTVFLSRPPEGWQEAGGGDLEDLFLDPPTDEGEGGNETGGNETEGDGGAAQEPQTGLWPIQQIQLRGEAAQDGRPSGFVYAFGEGADGEIYVLTTTTRTVEGDGAVHQLVPAEGEEGGGAAGDTAGGGNETETGGNETDG; translated from the coding sequence ATGTCACGAAACGATGACAACTCGACGATTTCGAGGCGAAACGTTCTCCGGTCATCCGCAGCGCTCTCCGTCGCTGGGCTCGCGCTTCCAGGGGCTGCTCAGGGGCAAGCCCTCCCCAGCGAGATCAGGTTCGGCGGTCGGATAAGCGGTTGGGTCGGGATCGCGCCCGACGCGATCGCCGACGAACGAAATCCAACCCTCACCCTCGTTCAGGGCGAAGAGTATACGGTAACATGGGAGAACCTCGACGGCGCACCGCACAACTTCAACATCGAAACCGAAGGTGGTGAGCAACTGTTCGGCCCGACCGAGATCGTCTCGGAGGTGGGCCAGACGCAGACGTTCGAGTTCACGGCCGAGGAGGGAATGGCCGAGTACTACTGCGGCCCGCACCCGGTTTCGATGCGGGGCGACATCACGTTCGCCGATGAGGCGCCTGCCGACGGTGCAGCGGAACAACCCGGACAGTACATCGGTGTAGGGCCGACCGTCGGCCTCGAGACGGTCGCCGAAGGCCCCCTGACAGCGCCGACGAGTCTGACGGTCCCCGACGACGACTCCGACCGACGGTTCATCACCGATCAGACGGGACAGATCTACGTCCACGGCCCCGACGGTCTGCAGGAAGAGCCGTTCCTCGACATCTCGGACCGGCTCGTCGAGTTCATGGAGTTCGACGAGCGCGGATTGCTCGGACTCGCGTTCCATCCGAACTTCGCCGAGAACGGCCGCTTCTACATCCGGTACAGCGCGCCGTTACAGGACGACATGCCCGACGATTACGACCACACGTTCGTCCTCGCGGAGTACCGGACCGCGAGCGATGCCAACGAGACGGCCGATCCCGAGTCGGAGCGCCGGCTCCTCGAGTTCGCGCAACCGCAGTTCAACCACAACTCCGGGTCGCTCGCGTTCGGTCCCGACGACTACCTCTACGTCGGCACCGGCGACGGCGGCGCGGCCAACGACGTCGGCCTCGGTCACGTCTCCGACTGGTACGAGGACAACGAAGGCGGCAACGGCCAGGACACCGAGGAGAACCTCCTCGGAAGCATCCTGCGGATCGATGTCGATGCACAGTCGGAGGACCAACCGTACGGCATCCCCGACGACAATCCGCTCGTCGACATGGAGGGCCACCTCGACGAACAATACGCCTGGGGCTTTCGCAACGTCTGGGGAATGTCGTTCACCCCGGACGGCGAACTGCTCGCTGCGGACGTCGGCCAGAATCTGATCGAGAGCGTCAACCACGTCCGGTCCGGCGGTAACTACAGCTGGAACGTCAAGGAGGGGACCTACTGCTTCAGCACGGAAACGCCGAGGACGCCGCCGGACGAATGCCCGGATACCACCCCCGACGACGTCCGGGGCGGCGAAGAACTGCTGGATCCGGTACTCGAGTATCCCCATCGACTCGGGATCATCCAGTCTCCGCCCGACGCTTCCGACGACGGTGGCAATATGACCGCCAATGCGACCGACGACGGCGGCAATACGACCGGGAACATGACCGATACCGGTGGTGTTCCCACCGGTAACGCGACCGAAAACGGCGACACCGCTGGCAAAACGGCGGCAAGCGGAACGCGCCAAAACGGCGGTGTCGTCAGCGACCAGATCGGCGTCTCCATCACCGGTGGCTACCTCTACGAGGGCGGCGCGATCAGCGAACTTGAGGGCGCGTACGTCTTCGGCGACTGGAGCCTCGACGGCGAGAACCCGGGCACCGTCTTCCTCTCCCGTCCGCCGGAGGGCTGGCAGGAAGCCGGCGGGGGGGACCTCGAGGATCTGTTCCTCGATCCGCCGACGGACGAAGGAGAAGGCGGTAACGAAACCGGAGGCAACGAGACCGAAGGAGACGGTGGCGCCGCGCAGGAACCCCAGACTGGCCTCTGGCCGATCCAACAGATCCAGCTCCGGGGCGAAGCCGCACAGGACGGGCGACCGAGCGGCTTCGTGTACGCCTTCGGCGAGGGTGCCGACGGCGAAATATACGTTCTCACGACGACCACCCGGACGGTCGAGGGAGACGGAGCGGTCCACCAACTCGTCCCTGCCGAGGGCGAGGAAGGCGGTGGCGCAGCCGGCGACACCGCTGGTGGCGGAAACGAAACGGAAACCGGTGGTAACGAGACGGACGGATAA